A section of the Candidatus Obscuribacterales bacterium genome encodes:
- the cobA gene encoding uroporphyrinogen-III C-methyltransferase — protein MEQQPGRVYLVGAGPGDVSYLTMQAREILAIAQVLVYDALVDERLLDLVPADCQLIAVGKRGGQPSTPQAEINQLLVQHGQHQQVVRLKSGDPFIFGRCMAEIQALQAAGCEFEVVPGLSTALTAPLLAGIPLTDPVLSRSFAVATAHDVDALNWSALAQMETLVLLMATRNLAEIINRLQHQGRSPQTPIAIIRWAGQPQQQVWTGTLQTILQQTSRQALSPAVVVIGAVVGLRPFLQRDIGQDSGA, from the coding sequence ATGGAACAACAGCCAGGTAGGGTGTATCTCGTGGGCGCGGGGCCGGGGGATGTGTCCTACCTCACGATGCAGGCACGGGAGATCTTAGCGATCGCTCAAGTGCTGGTATACGACGCCTTGGTGGATGAGCGGCTGCTGGATCTCGTGCCCGCCGACTGCCAGCTCATTGCCGTGGGTAAGCGCGGCGGGCAGCCCAGTACGCCCCAGGCTGAGATTAATCAACTTCTAGTGCAGCATGGCCAGCATCAGCAGGTGGTGCGGCTCAAGAGTGGTGACCCGTTTATCTTTGGGCGCTGTATGGCAGAAATTCAAGCGCTGCAGGCGGCGGGCTGTGAGTTTGAAGTGGTTCCAGGACTCTCCACCGCCCTGACAGCTCCGTTGCTGGCGGGCATTCCCCTCACCGATCCGGTGTTGAGTCGGAGCTTTGCCGTGGCCACAGCCCACGATGTCGATGCCCTCAACTGGTCTGCCTTGGCACAGATGGAAACCCTAGTGCTCCTCATGGCCACGCGCAACTTAGCCGAGATTATCAACCGCTTGCAGCACCAAGGGCGATCGCCCCAGACCCCGATCGCCATTATCCGCTGGGCAGGCCAACCCCAGCAGCAGGTTTGGACAGGCACCCTACAAACGATCCTGCAGCAAACCAGTCGCCAAGCTCTATCCCCAGCGGTGGTTGTCATCGGAGCAGTGGTGGGGTTGCGCCCCTTTTTGCAGCGCGATATCGGGCAGGATTCAGGAGCGTAA